The Archocentrus centrarchus isolate MPI-CPG fArcCen1 chromosome 12, fArcCen1, whole genome shotgun sequence genome includes a window with the following:
- the LOC115789188 gene encoding lysozyme C-like: protein MRSLIFVLLVAAASAKTFQRCEWARTLKARGMDGYRNVSLADWVCLTKWESSYNTMAKHHNNDGSTDFGIFQINSYWWCNDQIMSSKNGCNINCSELLSDDVTVAIKCAKRIVLEQGIRAWYGWLNHCDGRDLRPYLDGCGL from the exons ATGAGAAGTCTAATATTTGTGCTTTTGGTGGCTGCAGCCAGCGCTAAAACCTTCCAGCGCTGTGAATGGGCGCGCACGCTGAAGGCACGTGGGATGGACGGCTACCGTAATGTCAGCCTGGCTGACT GGGTCTGCCTGACCAAATGGGAGTCGAGCTACAACACGATGGCGAAACACCACAACAACGATGGATCCACTGATTTTGGCATCTTTCAGATTAATAGCTACTGGTGGTGCAATGACCAAATCATGTCTTCAAAAAATGGATGCAACATCAACTGCAGCG AGCTTTTGAGTGATGATGTCACCGTAGCAATCAAATGTGCCAAGCGCATCGTTTTGGAACAAGGCATCAGAGCCTG GTATGGCTGGCTTAATCACTGCGATGGCCGTGATCTCAGGCCCTATTTGGACGGATGTGGTCTTTAA
- the LOC115789230 gene encoding lysozyme C-like, which yields MRSLLILLLVAAASAKVFERCEWARKLKASGMDGYYGVSLADWVCLTRWESNYNTMAKNYNTDGSTDFGIFQINSYWWCNDYIINSHNACGIDCSVLLSDDVTAAINCAKRVVRDPQGISAWYGWRYNCEGRDLSSYLDGCGV from the exons ATGAGGAGTCTCTTAATTTTGCTCTTGGTGGCTGCGGCCAGCGCTAAAGTCTTTGAGCGCTGTGAATGGGCCCGCAAGCTGAAGGCAAGTGGGATGGACGGCTACTACGGCGTCAGCCTCGCCGACT GGGTTTGCCTCACGAGATGGGAGTCAAACTATAACACCATGGCCAAAAACTACAACACTGATGGATCCACTGACTTTGGCATCTTTCAAATAAATAGCTACTGGTGGTGCAATGACTACATCATCAACTCACACAATGCATGCGGCATCGACTGCAGCG TGCTTTTGAGTGATGATGTCACTGCGGCGATCAACTGTGCCAAACGTGTTGTTAGGGACCCCCAAGGCATCAGCGCCTG GTATGGCTGGCGTTATAACTGTGAGGGCCGTGATCTCAGCTCCTATCTGGACGGATGTGGTGTTTAA
- the LOC115789736 gene encoding lysozyme C-like, whose protein sequence is MRTLFVLFLLAAVATAKVFERCDWARKLKASGMDGYRGISLANWVCLTKHESNFNTGATNRNTDGSTDYGIFQINNRWWCDNGSFRSSNACKTSCRALLSDDVTAAINCAKRVVRDPQGISAWYAWRDHCQGRDLSSYLAGCRL, encoded by the exons ATGAGGACTCTGTTCGTTCTTTTCCTCTTGGCGGCTGTGGCCACCGCAAAGGTCTTCGAGCGCTGTGACTGGGCCCGCAAGCTGAAGGCGAGTGGGATGGACGGCTACCGTGGTATCAGCCTGGCCAACT GGGTTTGTCTGACCAAACATGAGTCAAATTTTAACACTGGGGCAACAAACCGCAACACTGATGGATCCACTGACTACGGCATCTTTCAGATAAATAACCGCTGGTGGTGCGATAACGGCAGCTTTCGTTCATCAAATGCATGCAAAACCAGCTGCAGAG CGCTTTTGAGTGATGATGTCACTGCGGCGATCAACTGTGCCAAGCGTGTCGTCAGGGATCCCCAAGGCATCAGTGCCTG GTATGCCTGGCGCGATCACTGTCAGGGCCGAGATCTCAGCTCCTATTTGGCTGGATGTCGTCTTTAA